A region from the Lycium barbarum isolate Lr01 chromosome 8, ASM1917538v2, whole genome shotgun sequence genome encodes:
- the LOC132605704 gene encoding cullin-1-like, protein MSLVHIIEFEEGWDVIQEGIKKLKRILEGQQESFSSEEYMMLYTYVYYMCTQRAPHNYSQQLYDKYKEALDKYINSTVLPALREKQDAEFMLRELVKRWVDHKLMVRLLSRFFHCLDVKFLTIRSLPSLNEVGLTCFHNLVYQELSGKAVNGVIVLIEKEREGEQIDRALLKNVLDIFVGIGREKMEYYVNDFEDAMLRDTAAYYSRKTSCWIVEDSCPDYMLKAEECLKKEKDRVSHYLHVSTETKLLEKVQNELLVVYTNQLLEKERSGFRALLRDDKVEDLSRMYRLFSRISNGLEPVANMFKQHVTAEGMDLVQQAEDTASTKAESSGSGEQVFVRKLIELHDKYMAHVTGCFANNSLFHKALVAAFEIFRSKIVSGNSSAELLYGCDNILKKGESEKISRDS, encoded by the exons ATGAGCCTGGTGCACATAATTGAGTTTGAGGAAGGATGGGATGTTATACAGGAGGGAATCAAAAAATTGAAGAGAATTCTGGAAGGACAGCAAGAATCATTCAGCAGTGAAGAATACATGATGTTATACAC ATATGTATATTACATGTGTACACAGAGAGCTCCTCACAATTACTCTCAGCAGCTGTATGATAAGTACAAGGAAGCACTTGATAAATACATCAATTCTACT GTTCTGCCTGCTTTAAGAGAGAAGCAAGATGCTGAGTTTATGTTGAGGGAACTTGTGAAGAGATGGGTGGATCATAAGCTTATGGTCAGGTTGCTCTCACGATTCTTCCATTGTCTCGACGTGAAATTTCTTACCATAAGGTCGCTACCTTCACTGAACGAAGTTGGTCTTACGTGCTTCCACAATTTG GTTTATCAGGAGTTGAGCGGTAAAGCTGTAAATGGAGTTATTGTGTTG ATTGAAAAAGAACGTGAGGGTGAGCAGATTGATAGAGCTTTATTGAAGAACGTGCTTGATATatttgttggaattggaagggaGAAAATGGAGTATTATGTGAATGACTTTGAAGATGCGATGCTTAGAGATACTGCAGCTTATTATTCTCGAAAAACTTCATGCTGGATCGTGGAAGATTCTTGTCCGGATTATATGTTGAAG GCAGAGGAGTGCTTGAAGAAAGAGAAGGATAGAGTGTCTCATTATCTCCACGTTAGTACTGAGACAAAACTTCTGGAG AAAGTGCAAAACGAATTACTGGTTGTATATACCAATCAGTTACTTGAGAAGGAGCGTTCCGGATTCCGGGCTTTGCTTAGAGATGATAAG GTAGAGGATTTATCTCGAATGTATAGGCTATTCAGCAGAATTTCTAATGGACTGGAACCTGTTGCAAATATGTTCAAACAG CATGTAACTGCTGAGGGCATGGACTTGGTGCAACAGGCTGAAGATACGGCAAGTACCAAG GCTGAAAGTTCGGGCTCAGGGGAGCAG GTCTTTGTTAGGAAGTTGATTGAGCTCCACGACAAGTATATGGCTCATGTTACAGGCTGTTTTGCTAATAACTCTCTCTTTCATAAG GCTCTTGTCGCGGCATTTGAAATCTTCCGCAGTAAGATTGTATCCGGAAATTCAAGTGCAGAGCTCCTTTATGGTTGTGATAATATTCTTAAGAAAGGTGAGAGTGAAAAGATCAGTCGTGACTCGTGA
- the LOC132606080 gene encoding E3 ubiquitin-protein ligase CCNB1IP1 homolog, whose product MEMILVYNCYDSLTMLIGQNDASKILSNDAACPICDQVLSKSLMKPVDINPGDEWINMVMAGITPQILMKSAYRSVMFYIGQKELEMQFKMNKIVAQCRQKCEMMQEKFSEKLEQVHTAYQKAAKKCQMMEQEIESLSKDKQEEKFAEKSRQKRKLDEMFDQLRNEYDSVKRTAIQPSNFFSRPEPDLFADPANMMDNRDNMGKDWSVLTPETPGPREDAWPPARQNNSNSGPFNVSSGSPVRQSAIPVDAGNRRAGGRPMLGVATGASNPSMTLRNLILSPIKKPQLSRNRPQMFT is encoded by the exons ATGGAGATGATTTTGGTGTACAACTGCTATGATTCCTTAACAATGTTAATAGGTCAGAATGATGCTAGCAAGATTCTCAGCAATGATGCCGCTTGTCCTATCTGTGATCAAGTTCTGTCTAAAAG TCTCATGAAACCTGTGGACATCAATCCAGGCGATGAATGGATAAAT ATGGTCATGGCTGGAATTACACCACAGATAT TAATGAAGAGTGCCTACAGAAGTGTGATGTTCTACATTGGGCAAAAGGAATTGGAAATGCAGTTCAAGATGAACAAGATAGTAGCTCAATGCCGTCAGAAATGTGAGATGATGCAGGAAAAATTCTCTGAAAAGTTGGAGCAAGTACATACTGCATACCAGAAGGCGGCTAAAAAGTGCCAAATGATGGAACAAGAGATTGAGAGCTTATCTAAAGACAAGCAGGAAGAAAAGTTTGCTGAAAAATCCAG GCAAAAAAGAAAACTTGATGAAATGTTTGATCAGTTGAGAAATGAATATGATTCAGTAAAGCGCACAGCCATTCAGCCAAGTAATTTCTTTTCAAGACCAGAGCCTGATTTGTTCGCAGATCCTGCTAATATGATGGATAACAGAGATAATATGGGAAAAG ATTGGTCGGTTCTCACTCCTGAAACTCCAGGACCAAGAGAAGACGCATGGCCTCCAGCGAGACAGAATAATTCCAACTCTGGGCCTTTCAATGTCTCGAGTGGCTCCCCTGTAAGACAGTCAGCGATACCAGTGGATGCTGGAAATAGACGAGCAGGTGGACGTCCTATGCTTGGCGTTGCAACTGGAGCAAGCAATCCCTCAATGACCCTTAGGAATCTCATCCTATCACCAATTAAGAAACCTCAACTCTCCCGCAACAGACCACAGATGTTCACGTAA
- the LOC132605705 gene encoding OVARIAN TUMOR DOMAIN-containing deubiquitinating enzyme 9-like has translation MTVYEPDPDVVRWNLHLIDVCGINNGGSVGTITQYDRDFSQLGYVVMEGYSEPTHTNVENDEVIAHALQEELSSLSFEESIGSSHTHQEHRKASVLDGNQEDTNSNNNNITSVVSQVGSGKSSVHTDLIPILGGREFISYRSSAQGKAYQNSAEKEEDTDSNGMITFCPLAVTSSNWDHQEISPEIEDESLLDGEVGKRLNQLAAIPHVPKINGDIPSVDEAKSDHQRLMDRLEVYDLVELKVSGDGNCLFRSLSDQIYRSTEHHKFVREQVVKQLNSHRELYEGYVPMVYDEYLKKMSKAGEWGDHVTLQAAADSYGVKIFVITSFKDTCYIEIIPQCQKSNRTIFLSFWAEVHYNSIYPQGEYPAGETRKRKKWRWLG, from the coding sequence ATGACTGTTTATGAGCCAGATCCTGATGTAGTAAGGTGGAATCTCCACCTTATAGATGTTTGTGGTATAAACAACGGTGGTTCTGTCGGAACTATTACTCAGTATGACAGGGATTTTTCTCAACTTGGGTATGTTGTTATGGAAGGTTATTCTGAGCCTACACATACAAACGTGGAGAATGATGAGGTAATTGCCCATGCTCTTCAGGAGGAACTATCGAGCCTTTCATTCGAGGAATCCATAGGATCTTCACACACTCACCAAGAACATCGGAAAGCGTCAGTTCTTGATGGCAATCAGGAAGACACAaatagtaacaacaacaacataaccagTGTAGTCTCACAAGTAGGGTCTGGGAAGAGTAGTGTACACACAGACCTTATCCCtatcttgggaggtagagagtTTATTTCGTATAGATCTTCGGCTcaaggaaaagcatatcaaaacagtGCGGAAAAAGAGGAAGACACAGATAGTAATGGAATGATTACTTTTTGCCCTCTTGCAGTTACATCATCCAATTGGGATCATCAAGAAATTTCGCCAGAGATAGAGGATGAGTCTCTTCTTGATGGTGAAGTTGGGAAACGTTTGAATCAGTTGGCTGCCATCCCTCATGTTCCCAAGATTAATGGAGATATACCCTCAGTAGATGAAGCCAAATCAGATCATCAAAGGCTGATGGACAGGTTGGAAGTATATGATCTAGTTGAGTTAAAAGTTTCTGGAGATGGCAACTGTCTATTCCGCTCATTGTCAGACCAAATATATCGCAGTACTGAACATCACAAATTTGTGAGGGAACAAGTTGTTAAACAGCTAAATTCCCATAGGGAGTTGTATGAGGGTTATGTTCCTATGGTCTAtgatgaatatttgaagaaaatgAGTAAAGCTGGCGAATGGGGTGATCATGTAACTTTGCAGGCTGCTGCAGATTCATATGGTGTTAAGATATTTGTCATTACATCATTTAAGGACACTTGCTACATTGAGATTATTCCACAATGTCAGAAGTCAAACAGAACCATATTTTTGAGCTTTTGGGCTGAAGTGCACTACAATTCAATCTATCCACAAGGAGAATATCCTGCTGgagaaacaagaaaaagaaaaaaatggcgGTGGCTAGGTTGA
- the LOC132605708 gene encoding cullin-1-like, whose amino-acid sequence MYRLFHGIPNGLEPVANMFKQHVIAEGMDLVQQAEDTASNMAESSGSGEQVFVQKLIELHDKNTARVTYCFANNSLFHKALVVAFEVFRSKIVSGNPSAELLVVIIFLRKVRVKLHCDAIGEIG is encoded by the exons ATGTATAGGCTATTCCATGGAATTCCTAATGGATTGGAACCTGTTGCAAATATGTTTAAACAG CATGTCATTGCTGAAGGCATGGACCTGGTGCAACAGGCTGAAGATACGGCAAGTAACATG GCTGAAAGTTCGGGCTCAGGGGAGCAG GTCTTTGTTCAAAAGTTGATTGAGCTTCACGATAAGAATACGGCTCGTGTTACGTATTGTTTTGCTAATAACTCTCTCTTTCATAAG GCTCTTGTGGTGGCATTTGAAGTCTTCCGCAGCAAGATTGTATCGGGAAATCCAAGTGCGGAGCTCCTTGTTGTCATAATATTCCTAAGAAAGGTGAGAGTGAAGCTCCATTGTGACGCTATTGGGGAGATTGGATAA